One genomic window of Sodaliphilus pleomorphus includes the following:
- a CDS encoding phosphodiester glycosidase family protein gives MKLNTNMKLKRLISTCVAACGLVLAAGATGTVDVLGTVYSVDTLFYSYVGPGTTQTSLMLTSGTKQLRVFYTNIDLTNPYVSIKAVSAKDKFAGSETVSQMAQRKDAPGARYYIGVNGDFWHTSGTTKRGESWVGAPISSCIAEGTIYRAQSNDGEYQYTLDSQQQPSIGNVQFGGTLTSSMGSKIAISGVNRDAVNDAVTLYNPTYFAGTNTGSGCAEVQVKYVDGDSSFGWGKDCRLVVVNSPSTAGDMDVPSQGLVLTGLGAGATFISSLHQGDTLTMNMTASLNGLKIDPQQVISGQPWVLRDGKIYNNGDGAVHPRTVLGYSQDGKTAIFMVVDGRSMISDGITTAGLGALMLYAGAYNALNVDGGGSSCLYSSALGVRNVPSDGRERADANGIFAVSSAPDDSVVSQIRFVDWALNIPKYGTYTPKFMGYNQYGMLVDTDLKGVTISCPETLGVIKDGNTFFAQGAGSGLLTASYKGHTATLTVNVIPSSDGIHIVNDSVINDTYHPYKVELQSTVLDKTMAIDPAALSWTSSDERVVTVGHDTGVLQGVADGTAWVIGKVGDVVDSLKVIVEKPLAHVMAIDPNPDVTTWKFTQSGGKNATQQANGDGITYSYTGASSRAPKIVLTKALRLWSLPDTVRLRINPGEASFKNVVFGLRANGQNVAYHTVTPDSVTAGKEMVLDVPTSAWTDATNMANFPVTLNSIQLNMNASTTGKQYTIEFLGFETVYSAVPAAPAAKGDLNADGRVNMTDVTTLINMILGNTAPAAAAADLNADGRVNVTDVTALIAIILGTE, from the coding sequence ATGAAACTCAACACCAACATGAAACTGAAACGACTCATAAGCACCTGTGTCGCAGCTTGTGGTCTTGTGCTTGCAGCAGGTGCCACAGGCACGGTCGATGTCTTGGGCACCGTCTATAGCGTCGACACGCTGTTTTACTCCTATGTGGGTCCTGGCACCACCCAGACCTCGCTCATGCTCACCAGCGGCACCAAGCAACTGCGCGTGTTCTACACCAACATCGACCTCACCAACCCCTATGTGTCGATCAAGGCCGTGAGCGCCAAGGACAAGTTTGCCGGCAGCGAGACCGTGTCGCAAATGGCCCAGCGCAAAGACGCTCCTGGCGCCCGCTACTACATAGGCGTGAACGGCGACTTCTGGCATACCAGCGGCACCACCAAGCGTGGCGAGTCGTGGGTGGGCGCCCCCATCTCGTCGTGCATTGCCGAGGGCACCATATACCGGGCTCAGAGCAACGACGGTGAGTACCAGTACACCCTCGACAGCCAGCAGCAGCCCTCGATAGGCAACGTGCAGTTTGGCGGCACGCTCACCAGCTCCATGGGAAGCAAGATTGCAATAAGCGGTGTCAACCGCGATGCCGTGAACGATGCAGTCACGCTCTACAATCCCACCTATTTTGCAGGCACCAACACGGGCAGTGGCTGTGCCGAGGTGCAAGTGAAATACGTTGACGGCGACAGCTCCTTTGGCTGGGGCAAGGATTGCCGCCTTGTGGTGGTCAACAGTCCAAGCACTGCCGGCGACATGGACGTGCCCAGCCAGGGCCTCGTGCTCACTGGCCTGGGCGCCGGGGCAACCTTCATCTCGTCGTTGCACCAGGGCGACACCCTCACGATGAACATGACGGCCAGCCTCAACGGGCTCAAGATCGACCCGCAACAGGTCATATCGGGCCAGCCCTGGGTGCTGCGCGACGGCAAGATCTACAACAACGGCGACGGGGCGGTACACCCGCGCACGGTGCTGGGATATAGCCAGGACGGCAAGACGGCCATCTTCATGGTGGTCGACGGACGCTCGATGATAAGCGACGGCATCACCACCGCCGGGCTGGGTGCCCTCATGCTCTATGCCGGTGCCTACAACGCCCTCAATGTCGACGGCGGCGGGTCATCGTGCCTCTACTCGAGCGCCCTGGGCGTGCGCAACGTGCCCAGCGACGGCCGCGAGCGTGCCGACGCCAACGGCATCTTTGCCGTGAGCAGCGCCCCCGACGACTCGGTCGTGAGCCAGATACGCTTTGTCGACTGGGCGCTCAACATTCCTAAATATGGCACCTACACGCCCAAGTTTATGGGCTACAACCAGTATGGCATGCTCGTCGACACCGATCTCAAGGGCGTCACCATCTCGTGCCCCGAGACCCTGGGCGTGATCAAGGACGGCAACACCTTCTTTGCCCAAGGCGCGGGCAGCGGTCTGCTCACAGCCTCCTACAAAGGGCACACCGCCACACTGACGGTCAACGTCATACCGTCGAGCGACGGCATACACATTGTCAACGACAGTGTCATCAACGACACCTATCACCCCTACAAGGTTGAGCTGCAAAGCACTGTGCTCGACAAGACTATGGCTATCGACCCTGCCGCCCTGTCGTGGACGAGCAGCGACGAGCGCGTGGTCACTGTGGGGCACGACACGGGTGTGCTCCAGGGCGTGGCCGACGGCACCGCCTGGGTCATAGGCAAAGTGGGCGACGTGGTCGACTCGCTCAAGGTCATCGTCGAGAAGCCCCTGGCCCACGTCATGGCTATCGACCCCAACCCCGACGTCACCACCTGGAAGTTCACGCAGAGCGGCGGCAAGAACGCCACCCAGCAGGCCAACGGCGACGGCATCACCTACAGCTACACCGGCGCCAGCAGCCGCGCCCCCAAGATTGTGCTCACCAAGGCCCTGCGCCTGTGGAGCCTGCCCGACACCGTGCGCCTGCGCATCAACCCGGGCGAGGCCTCGTTCAAGAACGTGGTGTTCGGCCTGCGGGCCAACGGCCAGAACGTGGCCTACCACACCGTCACGCCCGACAGCGTCACCGCCGGCAAGGAGATGGTGCTCGACGTGCCCACCAGCGCCTGGACCGATGCCACCAACATGGCCAACTTCCCCGTCACGCTCAACAGCATCCAGCTCAACATGAACGCCTCAACCACCGGCAAGCAGTACACCATCGAGTTTCTCGGCTTTGAGACCGTGTACAGCGCCGTGCCCGCCGCACCGGCAGCCAAGGGCGACCTCAACGCCGACGGCCGGGTGAACATGACCGACGTGACCACCCTCATCAACATGATACTGGGCAACACCGCACCGGCAGCCGCCGCCGCCGACCTCAATGCCGACGGCCGGGTGAACGTGACCGACGTGACCGCCCTCATTGCCATTATCCTGGGCACCGAGTAG
- a CDS encoding DEAD/DEAH box helicase codes for MEDLQYQADAKRYLNDWKVGALFMDAGTGKTKVAVDIVNNSPCDFVLWVGPLQTIRKKHITAEVENQGGFKMPSKFVGVESIGQSDRIYLEVIDELEKYKCPFVVVDESLKIKNAGAKRTMRLLEIGRRVEYKLILNGTPISRNLLDVWSQMEFLSPLILNMTLSQFKKTFCEITRITKTDGYRYYTKEYISGYENVDYLYSLIRHYVFRADLQLNISQNYRYRRYCIDEDSLAEYQSIKEEFLTDEMLEWRNNNIFLEMTQKMQHAYCCTASKFEQVREILAESEVEPEHTIIFCKYIKSREMCEKAFPRCLVLSYQKDSLGLNLQDYNVTIYFDKVWDYALLTQSTRRTYRTGQERDCLYYDLTGNVGLESLIDRNISKKVTMSEYFKKATKEQIKNDL; via the coding sequence ATGGAAGATTTGCAGTATCAAGCGGACGCAAAGCGGTACCTCAACGATTGGAAAGTAGGTGCCTTGTTCATGGATGCCGGCACGGGAAAGACGAAGGTGGCGGTGGATATCGTCAACAACTCCCCGTGCGACTTTGTGCTGTGGGTAGGGCCGTTACAGACTATCCGCAAGAAGCACATCACCGCTGAGGTGGAGAACCAGGGAGGCTTCAAGATGCCCTCCAAGTTCGTGGGTGTCGAGAGCATCGGGCAGAGCGACCGCATCTATCTCGAGGTGATAGATGAGCTGGAGAAGTACAAGTGCCCCTTCGTCGTTGTCGACGAGTCGCTCAAAATCAAGAATGCAGGTGCAAAGCGCACGATGAGGCTGCTTGAAATCGGCAGGCGTGTGGAGTACAAGCTCATCCTTAACGGCACGCCCATCAGCCGCAACCTGCTCGACGTATGGTCGCAGATGGAGTTCCTTTCCCCGCTTATCCTCAACATGACACTCTCGCAATTCAAGAAAACGTTCTGCGAGATAACGCGCATCACGAAAACGGACGGGTACAGGTATTACACGAAAGAGTACATCTCGGGCTACGAGAACGTGGATTACCTCTACTCGCTCATACGCCACTACGTGTTTAGGGCAGACCTACAGCTCAACATCTCGCAGAATTACCGCTATCGCAGATACTGCATAGATGAAGACAGCCTCGCGGAATATCAGAGCATCAAGGAAGAGTTCCTCACTGATGAAATGCTGGAGTGGCGCAACAACAACATCTTCCTCGAGATGACGCAGAAGATGCAGCACGCCTACTGCTGCACCGCGAGCAAGTTCGAGCAGGTGCGTGAAATACTTGCCGAGAGCGAGGTCGAGCCCGAGCATACGATTATCTTCTGCAAGTACATCAAGAGCAGGGAGATGTGCGAGAAGGCTTTTCCTCGCTGCCTGGTGCTGTCTTATCAGAAGGATAGCCTCGGCCTCAACCTGCAAGACTACAACGTGACTATCTACTTCGACAAGGTGTGGGACTATGCGCTGCTCACCCAGTCGACGAGGCGCACATACCGCACCGGCCAGGAACGAGACTGCCTCTACTACGACTTGACCGGCAATGTGGGGCTTGAGAGCCTGATAGACCGCAACATCAGCAAGAAAGTCACGATGAGCGAGTACTTCAAGAAAGCAACAAAAGAACAGATTAAAAATGACTTATGA
- a CDS encoding helix-turn-helix domain-containing protein yields MKINEKIKSLRLERGMSIRQLADATGVSKTTIVNIEQGYNSASIELVQRLLDHLGYELSITTKRERPAQ; encoded by the coding sequence ATGAAGATTAACGAAAAAATAAAATCGCTGCGCCTGGAGCGCGGCATGAGCATACGTCAGCTGGCTGATGCCACGGGCGTTTCGAAAACAACGATAGTCAACATCGAGCAGGGGTACAACTCTGCCAGCATCGAGCTTGTACAGCGCCTGCTCGACCATCTCGGATATGAATTAAGCATCACGACGAAAAGGGAGCGTCCTGCACAATAA
- a CDS encoding IbrB-like domain-containing protein, translating into MKSPVYNIKAIPIEDIQANSYNPNHVAPPEMKLLYESIKEDGYTMPIVVYPLGNGKYEIVDGYHRYTTMLLHRDIYEREGGKLPCSIIDKDKSNRMASTIRHNRARGSHSIELMMNIVSELKKAGMSDAWIMKEIGMDADELLRYKQLSGLAELFKDREFSESK; encoded by the coding sequence ATGAAATCACCAGTTTATAATATTAAAGCAATCCCGATTGAGGACATTCAGGCGAACAGCTACAACCCCAACCACGTTGCCCCTCCCGAGATGAAGCTGCTCTACGAGAGCATCAAGGAGGATGGATATACCATGCCGATTGTGGTCTATCCGCTCGGCAACGGCAAGTATGAGATTGTTGACGGCTACCACCGCTACACCACCATGTTGCTGCACCGCGACATCTACGAGCGCGAGGGCGGAAAGCTGCCGTGCAGCATCATCGACAAGGACAAGAGCAACCGCATGGCGAGCACCATTCGCCACAACCGCGCCCGTGGGTCACACTCGATTGAGTTGATGATGAACATCGTCAGCGAGCTCAAGAAGGCCGGCATGAGCGACGCGTGGATCATGAAAGAGATAGGCATGGACGCTGATGAGCTGCTGCGTTACAAGCAGCTGTCGGGCCTTGCAGAATTGTTTAAAGATAGGGAATTTTCTGAATCGAAATGA
- the tnpA gene encoding IS200/IS605 family transposase: protein MANTYVSNNVHIVFHTKTGGTTIAHDDEGSLYKYMAGIVNATGSHLIEIGGMPDHVHMLVSVTKTIALADLVRTIKAESSRWLKRYSPIYNQFAWQEGYGAFSVSVSLKSKVIQYIRNQEHHHEKRTFAEEFKVFLDAYGIEYDHRYL from the coding sequence ATGGCAAACACCTACGTAAGCAACAACGTGCACATCGTGTTTCACACAAAAACGGGTGGCACAACCATAGCTCACGACGACGAAGGCAGTCTGTACAAGTACATGGCAGGCATCGTCAACGCAACCGGCAGTCATCTCATTGAAATTGGCGGCATGCCCGACCACGTGCACATGCTGGTGTCGGTGACAAAAACCATAGCCTTGGCCGATTTAGTACGCACAATCAAGGCAGAGAGTTCCCGGTGGTTGAAACGTTACAGTCCCATCTACAATCAGTTTGCATGGCAAGAAGGGTATGGGGCATTTTCGGTGAGCGTATCGTTAAAGTCCAAAGTCATTCAGTACATACGCAATCAAGAGCATCACCACGAGAAGCGAACGTTTGCCGAAGAATTCAAAGTCTTTTTGGATGCATACGGGATAGAATACGACCATCGTTATTTATAA
- a CDS encoding IS30 family transposase — MYKQLTSEQRYTISVLLQTKFSLSFIAETIGVSVSTVSRERRRNSNAKGVYDARTAVLKVKRRKARTPGNRRIAPYVRSRVFELIRKEQWSPEEVAGWLGKKEGITVSKSTIYNWIAALSPHYGDNIRKHLRHGGRPRQKSLLTTKAHIPNRLSIDERPETDYGQTIGDWEMDTIVGKEGKGAIVTLVERRSCFMLMEKLDTGKQAVPLAYAVVRLIRESGLPVRSITTDNGPEFAAHEIIARELNTKVYFAHPYCSWEKGAIENMNGLIRQYIPKKTDFRGISRLYVKSIIEKLNNRPRKKNGFRKPKDMIKEK; from the coding sequence ATGTATAAACAATTAACCTCGGAGCAAAGATACACAATAAGTGTGCTACTCCAAACGAAATTCTCACTTAGTTTCATAGCCGAGACTATTGGTGTGTCAGTAAGCACGGTTTCTCGTGAGCGAAGGCGTAATTCTAATGCTAAAGGCGTTTATGACGCACGTACGGCCGTATTGAAAGTCAAACGACGCAAGGCCAGGACACCTGGCAATCGCCGTATCGCTCCCTATGTACGCAGCCGTGTTTTTGAACTTATCCGTAAGGAGCAGTGGTCGCCGGAGGAAGTCGCCGGATGGCTTGGCAAGAAAGAGGGCATCACGGTGTCCAAGTCAACCATATACAACTGGATAGCGGCCCTTTCCCCACATTACGGGGACAACATCCGAAAGCACCTCAGGCATGGAGGCAGACCAAGGCAAAAGTCCTTGCTTACCACCAAGGCGCATATTCCCAACCGCCTCTCCATTGACGAAAGACCGGAAACGGACTATGGACAGACCATAGGAGACTGGGAGATGGACACCATCGTAGGAAAGGAAGGCAAAGGTGCCATCGTTACTCTGGTTGAGAGGAGGAGCTGCTTTATGCTCATGGAGAAACTCGATACGGGAAAGCAGGCCGTTCCACTGGCATATGCCGTGGTGAGACTCATACGGGAGAGCGGGTTGCCTGTAAGGTCGATAACGACAGACAACGGGCCGGAGTTTGCCGCACACGAAATCATTGCGAGGGAACTTAACACGAAAGTTTACTTCGCACATCCGTACTGCTCGTGGGAGAAGGGAGCTATCGAGAACATGAACGGGCTCATCAGGCAATATATTCCGAAGAAGACGGACTTTAGGGGAATTTCAAGGCTATATGTCAAGAGCATCATCGAAAAATTAAACAACAGGCCAAGAAAGAAAAACGGATTTCGAAAGCCCAAAGACATGATTAAAGAAAAATAG
- a CDS encoding helix-turn-helix domain-containing protein translates to MKQYKVVIVFNDGDEINAKVAAWNQTDALQRIMSNKQATEFITSHDDVKNVDITCLGEYKDIPDDPQRFVLSPSQERDGWLVAADRKTNMVFIFMEGAFRESVEYKPLDDMTPLDAAAAMRELGDWLRLYHADMLGGNETASKINRMRVGALVAEARKKQGLTLRELAELSGVSYQNITKIENGKYNVSIDILNKLCATLGLKIDLSGY, encoded by the coding sequence ATGAAGCAGTACAAAGTAGTGATAGTATTCAACGATGGAGACGAAATCAACGCGAAAGTAGCCGCCTGGAACCAGACCGACGCCCTGCAGCGCATCATGTCTAACAAGCAGGCAACGGAGTTCATTACGTCACATGACGACGTTAAGAATGTCGACATCACCTGCCTCGGCGAGTACAAAGATATACCGGACGATCCTCAACGTTTTGTCCTTTCACCATCACAAGAACGTGATGGCTGGCTTGTCGCCGCTGACAGAAAGACAAACATGGTGTTTATCTTCATGGAGGGTGCATTCCGTGAGAGTGTCGAGTACAAGCCATTGGACGACATGACACCGCTCGATGCTGCTGCCGCGATGAGAGAGCTCGGAGACTGGCTGAGGCTGTATCATGCTGATATGCTGGGTGGCAACGAGACTGCATCGAAAATAAACCGAATGCGTGTCGGGGCGCTTGTCGCTGAGGCGCGCAAGAAGCAGGGCTTGACGTTGCGTGAGCTTGCAGAGCTGAGCGGCGTGTCGTATCAGAACATAACGAAGATAGAAAACGGAAAGTACAACGTGAGCATCGACATACTGAACAAGCTGTGTGCTACCCTGGGGCTGAAGATTGACTTGAGCGGGTACTAA
- a CDS encoding D-Ala-D-Ala carboxypeptidase family metallohydrolase, with protein MKYFTMRELTRSATAKRLGINNEPTEAVKANLTALVEHILDPLREAWGAPIIVTSGYRSPQLNKAVHGAASSQHVIGQAADIHTVSDRPEDNRKLLDLIIELGLPYDQVINEYPDRKGGPDWIHVSYGPRNRRNRLTCVRGKYKPGLNP; from the coding sequence ATGAAGTATTTCACCATGCGCGAACTCACGCGCAGCGCAACAGCAAAACGCCTCGGAATTAACAACGAGCCCACCGAGGCCGTCAAGGCCAACCTCACCGCCCTGGTCGAGCACATTCTCGACCCGTTGCGCGAGGCCTGGGGCGCGCCCATCATCGTGACCAGCGGCTACCGTAGCCCGCAGCTCAACAAGGCCGTGCACGGGGCTGCATCGAGCCAGCACGTAATCGGCCAGGCAGCCGACATCCACACCGTGAGCGACCGCCCGGAGGACAACCGCAAGCTGCTTGACCTCATCATTGAGCTTGGGTTGCCCTACGATCAGGTCATCAACGAGTACCCCGACCGCAAGGGAGGCCCCGACTGGATACACGTGTCATATGGACCCCGGAACCGCCGTAACCGCCTCACCTGCGTGCGCGGGAAGTACAAACCAGGACTTAATCCTTAG
- a CDS encoding DUF3440 domain-containing protein: MNVYEALIKRLDFVFSEFDKVVVSFSGGKDSGVLLSITMDYAKRTGNLGRLAVYHMDYEAQYTKTTEYVDRVFNSLPDGVDGYRVCLPVKAQCSTSMFQAYWQPWKLSDKAIWCRPMPTKHVINEDNFPWDFDYEISDYEFNIEFGKAVYPNKKVCFLIGIRTQESLNRWRTMNRRMAVNEYKGRNYTTVITDKLVNAYPLFDWAVEDVWTANARFGYDYNKVYDLMYLAGVPLSKMRVASPFNDCAQDALKLYKVLEPDTWGLLVGRVNGVNFTGLYGGTTAMGWKKITKPAHFTWKQYMYFLLDTLPEETRKNYLYKLGVSIKFWRERGGCLSDETIKELRDAGVNIEVSDHTNYKTSKKPVRMDYLDDIDIKEFKEIPTYKRMCICIIKNDHLCKYMGFSLTKDEMKRRKAIQEKYRDL, translated from the coding sequence ATGAACGTATATGAAGCATTGATAAAGCGTCTGGACTTCGTGTTCAGCGAGTTCGACAAGGTGGTCGTTTCGTTCAGCGGTGGCAAGGACAGCGGCGTGCTGCTGTCAATCACCATGGACTACGCAAAGCGCACGGGCAACCTTGGCAGGCTGGCTGTGTACCACATGGACTACGAGGCGCAGTACACCAAGACTACCGAGTATGTAGACAGGGTGTTCAACTCCTTGCCGGACGGCGTGGACGGTTACCGTGTCTGCCTGCCGGTAAAAGCCCAGTGCTCGACCTCCATGTTTCAAGCCTATTGGCAGCCGTGGAAGTTGAGCGACAAGGCGATTTGGTGCAGGCCTATGCCGACGAAGCACGTAATCAACGAGGACAACTTCCCGTGGGATTTCGACTACGAGATAAGCGACTACGAGTTTAACATCGAGTTCGGCAAGGCTGTATATCCAAACAAGAAGGTGTGTTTCCTCATCGGCATCCGCACGCAGGAGTCGCTGAACCGATGGCGCACGATGAACAGACGGATGGCGGTCAACGAGTACAAGGGACGGAACTACACAACCGTCATCACCGACAAGCTGGTCAACGCCTATCCGCTGTTCGACTGGGCTGTTGAGGACGTGTGGACGGCCAACGCCCGTTTCGGCTACGACTACAACAAAGTGTACGACCTCATGTACCTGGCAGGTGTGCCGTTGTCGAAAATGCGTGTAGCCTCACCGTTCAACGACTGCGCCCAGGACGCGCTGAAGCTCTACAAGGTGCTGGAACCCGACACATGGGGGCTGCTCGTGGGGCGCGTGAACGGCGTCAACTTCACGGGGCTGTACGGAGGCACCACCGCTATGGGATGGAAGAAGATAACCAAGCCTGCGCACTTCACGTGGAAGCAGTATATGTACTTCCTGCTCGACACCCTGCCCGAGGAAACGAGAAAGAACTACCTCTACAAACTCGGCGTGAGCATCAAGTTTTGGAGAGAGCGCGGCGGCTGTCTCTCTGATGAGACCATCAAGGAGCTGCGGGATGCCGGCGTTAACATCGAGGTCTCCGACCACACCAACTACAAGACGTCGAAGAAACCCGTGAGGATGGACTACCTCGACGACATCGACATCAAGGAGTTCAAGGAGATACCGACCTACAAACGCATGTGCATCTGCATCATCAAAAACGACCACCTCTGCAAGTACATGGGTTTCTCGTTGACAAAGGACGAGATGAAAAGACGTAAAGCAATACAAGAAAAATATAGAGACTTATGA
- a CDS encoding phosphodiester glycosidase family protein codes for MVKKYKFIAVWLLGLLAVATATARPKARQWTIDGRNCDVERVAGPRRVARGVTCDKYVLPAMPLQVSVLTIDLKTPGLSLETCLGADQIVGRETPTSMAQRKSKPGHRVVAAVNGDFFMTKPKELKGMPRSGQVCRDELVENPVGRACLVIDDNNRPYIDRVDWAGTIACGDSTFRLHTVNMIGLEKENTGGNQTFLFTGSYGPVTYDCSGGVKVQIGAVNGSFNWMPTCSQQCVVDTVYNGDGTTPIPAGKAILWLQGSDTTHARMLAKGTTFTLNFKTTLRSCPEQLVAIKELVGGSDHIIMRNGAFVDDWAARHPRTCAGYNVKGDRLFLVVIDGRSKASCGVTLKEAYGVLKALGVYNAVNLDGGGSSCMVVGGQVVNTPSDGNVRAVGNGLLVVEN; via the coding sequence ATGGTGAAAAAGTACAAGTTTATCGCCGTGTGGCTGCTTGGCCTGCTGGCCGTGGCCACGGCGACTGCCCGGCCCAAGGCCAGGCAATGGACGATCGACGGCCGCAACTGTGATGTGGAGCGGGTGGCCGGGCCACGTCGCGTGGCCCGCGGGGTGACCTGCGACAAGTATGTGCTGCCCGCGATGCCCCTGCAGGTGAGTGTGCTCACCATCGACCTCAAAACCCCAGGCCTGAGCCTGGAGACCTGCCTGGGGGCCGACCAAATTGTGGGCCGCGAGACGCCCACCTCGATGGCGCAGCGCAAGAGCAAACCCGGGCACAGGGTGGTGGCGGCTGTGAACGGCGACTTCTTCATGACCAAGCCCAAGGAGCTCAAGGGCATGCCGCGCAGCGGCCAGGTGTGCCGCGACGAGCTGGTAGAGAACCCCGTGGGGCGGGCCTGCCTGGTTATCGACGACAACAACCGCCCCTACATCGACCGCGTCGACTGGGCGGGCACCATTGCCTGCGGCGACAGCACCTTCCGCCTGCACACGGTGAACATGATAGGGCTTGAGAAGGAGAATACTGGCGGCAACCAGACGTTTCTCTTCACTGGCAGCTACGGCCCTGTGACCTACGATTGCTCTGGTGGAGTGAAGGTGCAGATTGGCGCTGTCAACGGCAGCTTCAACTGGATGCCCACCTGCTCGCAACAGTGCGTGGTCGATACCGTGTACAACGGCGACGGCACCACACCCATACCGGCGGGCAAGGCCATCCTGTGGCTGCAGGGCAGCGACACGACCCATGCCCGCATGCTGGCCAAGGGCACAACGTTCACCCTCAACTTCAAGACCACGCTGCGTTCTTGTCCCGAGCAGCTGGTGGCCATCAAGGAACTCGTGGGCGGCAGCGACCACATCATCATGCGCAACGGGGCCTTTGTCGACGACTGGGCGGCACGGCACCCGCGCACCTGCGCCGGCTACAATGTCAAGGGCGACCGCCTCTTTCTCGTTGTGATCGACGGCCGCAGCAAGGCCTCGTGCGGTGTCACGCTCAAGGAAGCCTATGGGGTGCTCAAGGCTCTGGGGGTCTACAATGCTGTCAACCTCGACGGCGGCGGCTCGAGCTGCATGGTGGTAGGCGGTCAGGTGGTGAACACACCCAGCGATGGCAATGTGCGGGCCGTGGGCAACGGCCTGCTGGTCGTGGAAAATTGA